In the Colius striatus isolate bColStr4 chromosome 3, bColStr4.1.hap1, whole genome shotgun sequence genome, GACAAAAGCGAGCTGAGGACATGATTGCTGCTGTTTTCAAATGAACACTAATTGTGTGATTTGGAATTTGTTTTTAACTCACTGCAGGTTCGCAGCAAGAGCAAAGCAGCTAAGGCTGGACTGTGTGAGGGAGATGAGGTGGTGTCAATCAATGGCAAGCCTTGTGGAGACTTAACGTATGCTGAAGTGATTGTTCTGATGGAAAGCCTGACTGACGTCCTGCAGATGCTTATCAAGAGGTACAGGAATGCTCAGAATGTTGTGGTGCAATTCTGCTTAGTGAACCACACAGAAAATGCTGGTTTTGAATGCACTCATTCTTCAGACTTATACTGTGAGCTTCTGATAGTCCTCTTATTAATGCCTGCAATTCTGCTTGTCTTTATGGAAAAGACAGAGCATTTGCTCTGAAGGAAGTAACGTATATAATTTGAATGGCACAGTTCAGGCACAGAATTAAGAGTACAGTCTCCAGCTGTAAcgattttatttcttattgaGTATTCTTAATACTTACAAGGTATCCACTACCAGATCTGCATACTGCAGAGTTTTAAGATCAATTTTCATCCCGCTCCTTTGAAGTAGTGAAGTGTTGTTATTCCCCATAGATAAGGAAGTGAGACTTacaaaaagcaaaggctgtaTAGATGGAGAAAGTGTTACACAGATATGCCTTGACGATGACATGGCAAATAGTCTTCTTGGGTGGCAAAATGCGTTAGTAGTCAGGAGGGGGAGAGGGTCTGGAAATCACAAATTCTATTTCTGTAGCTGTTATCACTTCACTAGACGAGGTGCAAGTCCCAGCTCTCTGCGTCTCAGCTTATCCATTTATAAAATGGTGCtactgattttctgttttctttgaaaatgctttGAGCTTCTTAAAGTAGAGAACCCTCATCTAAACTTGCAAGCAAGCCAGCATTACTGCTCATTGCACACCAGTCTATTGCAATGACCATTTTGTAATTGTTACCAATGTGATGCATGCAATCTTGAGTTCAGAATCACCTACCGTAAGAACGCTCCCTAGACTTTGTAAATTCAGGCAAGATGAACTCTTAACTACCTCCAGTGTGGgtaagaagaggaagaaaagacccGATGAAACTTCCATATTCCTTGTAAGGACTTACAGCTCCCTCCTGAGCTACTGCAGTTCCCTGTGTCTGCTCTCCTACAGGCAGAACCAGGAAGACAAAAAGGGTCAGGATTCATCAAAACAGCCAACAGAGCAGTGTTACTGGAAAGGCTAAAATTACTCTGGTGCAAAACACACACTTGTTTCTGGTTAGCAGGAATATCTAAACAGCATGTGAAATTCCTCTGCAACCTGCACGAATGAACTGTCCTAAAATGCCTAGTAGTTCAAAGTTACAATCTGCCTCAAAAAAAAGATGCTCTCAAGGAGTATTCATTAGACATTTTGCATGGCCTGTACATATGTGTTCTTGTGGGCTGAGTAATGGATCAGTGTGATGAGatcaggggaaaaacaagagCTGAGGTTACAGCTTACCTTCTCCATAGTGCATAACTCTTGTATCTGGTTCAGCAGTTTACCATTTGAATGCCTCTCATGTGGTATGTGCATTcttatgtttttaattaataagATGACTACTGGAACTGAACTTGTAAAAATGGTATTTGTGGCTGACCAGCTGTCGTCTTTGCAGCCATAGAAATAGCTCCATATGCTTTGATCCCTGCCTGTTGCTGGTCTATAACAGATACTTCAGTTGGTCTGAAGGCCAGAGTACGCTCTAGCTGAAAGTGACAGCACATTTCCATTCACTCCATTGCCCCTGCTTAAATGAACAGTGAAAAGCAAGACATGCCCTAAAAATGAGAACCAAACCAGAATGTTTAGGCTACATAATTCAGTGATTCATGGAATGAAACTGTGTCTATTagaaattttaagaaagttGCAGTTGCTTGATGCTCTGAAAGTGACTAAAATGTTCTAAACCTATGAGATTCTAAAAAGACGAGATTCTTTGAATTTCTTCTCATCAGCTCATCTCTTTCAACTCCCAGCCCCAAATGTCAGTATCTTCCAGGGTATGggaaaacaaactaaaatacttcttttctcCTGTCACCTTTTTGTGAGTATTAGCTCTCTGAGTGCTATCACCAGAAGGATTTTTCAGGAAGTGTCTTAGTATCCTCTGAGAGCAACGCGAAGCAAATCCTTCCTTTCCTGAGCAGCCATTTGTTAGTAGCCATCCCAACAAAACACTGGAAATCATGAGGAAAGAATAATATCTAATTAAAGTGGTGTTCCAGTGGTGATCTTAGCATCCAAGCATCTTTTCCTGGCAGGGAAGAACTTTCATCCTTGGGAAGCTTCTGACTGCTCCGGATACATTTGTGTGAAGGATGAGATTTTCATAGGCATTCATTGTTGGCCTAATAATCTGCTCTTATTAAGCTTACTTGGagaaaaaatggtattttaaagTAGTTGTTAAAATGCTCCTTGTCCTCTGATGACTAAAAAAGGTTTTCCCAACCCCCTGTGTACACCACAGTCAGTTACTGTCCAGTGGTGCCCAAAAAAGCTTCGCTTTACAGGATCAGAGGAAAGAGACACCCTGCAGGGCAGGCACTCTCCAGATGCCATGTGGGGGAGCATCTTATTGACCTTCCCAGCAAATGCTGAACAGATGTATCCAAGAAACATTAAGAGtaggaacagaaacagaaacattagCCTGCCCTTTTCACATTAGTGTTAGCAATTCTTGGGCTACTGCTGAGTGTAGAAAGGAAATTTCTAGGGGGAAGTAGGGAGTGTGCTCAGTACATACCAAATGAAATGCACCATGTAGTAAAATGCACCATGGAGTAAAACATGACTCTGCGATCAACCCTGCTGTGCTGATTCCATGAGTTCTGCTTCCTTCCTGGAATAACACCATAGATGTTGTTCCTGCAATGAGCTGGaaaaacctgaaacaaaaataataatttgtcTAACAGAATcttaaatgacaaaaaagaGATCAGACCCAGGATTCTGCCTCTTGACACACTGATACTCATTTATGTCTATATAGAGTAGAAGTATACCCATAAGTAGCAGGGGCCTTTTAAGGGGGAAATCTTTCTctctcacacatacacacaatcACTCAGCTACCAATAAAGGCTAACATTTAGCTGGCCCAGCCCCCAGTGTCATATTTTACAAGGAAATGTTTACAGATTTCTGTAATTTATCTGTACTTAAGAGCAGTACAATTGATCATCCACATAGCATAATATGATGGAATCCAGCAGCACTCACAAGAGTTCACTAAATTAAAATCTGTCTGATCTTAACATAGCTCCATATGCGATTTAATGGATGTTATTCTTTTTGTGCTATTTGAGGCAAACCCAGATTGCTGCAAACAGTATGCTGCATGCTAGAATAGTAAGTGATGTTGAAGTTTCTCAAATGCACTAACAGATTTACTTATTCTGTCACTTCTTCCAGCCTTTCTTTGTGGGGGAGTTCTAAAGTTTCAGAGTACCTGGGGCCTGCTTTTGATTACAGAAATCTCCATAATACTTGATATCAACACTTTACTGAGGGTACCTATTGCTTCTTTGTCTTGAAAAAGTGCTTTGCCATCTTCTAGTCAACAGAAAGCCTTAATATCACGCTACATGTACAGAAAATCTTTCTTTGTGAATTAATAGTAATCATTATGGCCTAGAATACTGAAGAAGGAGCTGGAGTGTGCACTGGGAGTTCTAACACCAGTAAAATCACCTAACTGGGCCAGAGGAaagaatagtttttaaaaaggagcTACACTAAGGTATATAGCAGGCTTCAGGATTTCAAAGTAATATCTGACAGCTAGAAATCTATGATTTCTAGTAACTAGGGAATATTGTATAGGTTCACTACCCTTTTACACCGGATCACTGGAATAGGCCCAAGATGTTTTAAATATTCCATGATATATAAGGATGATAATCCTCACAGGAAATCttcaaatgtgtattttaagtATTCATTCTCCTTTCTCTGATTCTCAGCCAGTACTTATTTGTTCCTTAGAGACGAAGTTATTTGGGACAGGAACTATATATGAGGATGATACCTAAAACAGTTGCAGTAGTAGCTACAGACCCAAAAATGAACTACTCTTTTGATGTCatataaagttaattttctcaTGCACGTgtgaaacaggaagaaatgttGCCCAGAAGTCTCAGCAGCATTTGTTTCGAAGCACTGCcaaagaaatgtgtttgtgaAAGCACACTGATGTTAGGAATGATATAATTCAACATTGCAGAAGGATGGCAGCAGGGTTACAGTGCTACCACAGTGGTGTAATGTCCTTCTTAATGAACCCTTCAAGttgaaaaatgttgaaagaCACAAAGATGTTTCATTTTCGGACCTGTACATTCTGGGAAAATTTCTCTACTTAAATGAACCTGCCAGAAGGCACTACAAttaatataaggaaaaaatactatACAGAAATTTCTTTTGTAACTTTACTTACAATTGCTGTATTTACATTACTGTATTTGAATTACTTGTTTATGTATGTGCAGATCCTCCAGTGGGATAAATGAAACCTTGAgtgctgaaagagaaaatggaaagcaaGATAACATAAAAAATGAGGACTATAGGGAGAGTGCTACACTGCAAATTAACACAGCGAAAGAGATACTCCATGGAGATTTATGCATCACAGAGATATACAGTGAGACTCACCAGGGAGCAGGAGACAGCAACACACACttttctgcaacaaaacaagAGACCACACAAAGCCACAGAATTACTCCTAAAGTGATAGGCACCTCTAAACCACTTGTGACAGATGAGGCTGCTTTCAGagggaagacagaagaaagaaggccAGGTACTATGGTTGAGCTGCAGTTGTCACTCTCGAATGATGCGCACAAGGGCACCAATGCTCCTGCTGTGACTCTCTTGGGAACAGAAAAATGCACCTCTTCAGGAAGAGGACATAGTGTACTAGATGATGGGACTAGCCCTGTAATTTCCATTCCCCTGGGCACGAAAGAAGGCAACATCCAGTGGTCAAGCAAAGTAGTCCAGTTTTCCAGTAGCAAAGAGATCAAGAGGATCCAAGGTGCAGATCCATCTCTCCCCAGGGTTGAGGTGATCCTAGACTGTTCAAACAGGGACAAGGAAGCACCCAGGTCTCTAGCTGAAAGGGGGTGTGTTGATTCTCAAGTGGAAGGAGGGCAGTCAGAAGCacctccttcccttctctcctttgcAATCTCATCAGaaggcacagagcagagagaagacGACCAGCATTCGGGAAAGGATCACAGACCTCACAAGCACAGGGCAAGGCACGCAAGTAAGTATGTCCCATTTAATCATTTGCACTGCCTGAGGATATCTTTTGTAACTTTAAACATGATTTCAGAATTTAGGatgcattagaaaaaaaatgtttagaggtttttttctgcagttttctaactttccctctctttttcttttaaacaacgTTTCTGTTCTTGCTTTATATACAATGCTTATGGTGATGACCCAAGAGTACACCCATGCCTTAACTGTGCTGAATAACTTCGATCAGTAGACTTCCGCTTTGAAATTGTCATGATTTTGTCCAACTAAAAATACTTACATCTCCAAAAAGGGCTGAATTCCACTGCTCTTCTAATGTAAACTCAGAGAAAATCTGTagaatattaatgaaaaaaaaagttgcttaCACGTGTCAAAGTGAATTTCATGGATTTCTCCTTTTATAGCAAAAAAATTATGTTGTCATTTGCATCATTTAAAATCAAAGCCATGACACTGCTCTTAAAAGTTAATAAAACAGGCTAGTAGAAAAGCTTAATGCTGCCTGCAGAAGAGATTTTGACAGACACTAGCATGTGTATAACTGTTACATGATCCTTTCAGTTTTGTCACTCTTCTCCAGACTGTAAAGTGAACATGTTATTTCTTCTGACTTCCATATCCAGAAGTTAGCTTCAAAATGTATCCAAGAAGTTTACATGAAAGTAATATTGCAACTGGATCCAATATTACTTAACTGAGCGTAGATACGTAtgatttattgatttatttgtttattgttttattCATTTGGGACCTTCTATTGGTTGCTTGCTCTTTCCCAACAATGTTAAGAATCCTGTCTGGGGATTTAGTAGCTGTATGTCAAAGGTGCTTGAATGTGTGCAGTGATATACTGTAGCAACAAGCTATCTTTCATATGCAGTGTTGGAATTAGTCTGCTAACCCACTGCTAATTCCTCTGGAAGTGTATTTTTAGCATGATAACCATTTGTATCTTATTGGCAAGTGTATTAAGCAGTTACTTATGCCTAAGTGTTTGTATGTAACCCACATATTTTTGGCATATTAAATGAAGCATAAAAGAAAAGTGCACATGCTTTACATTTTGGCTGTGAGGTTAGAATCACCTGTGGGACAGGGCCTGTCTTAGAGAATTACTTGCAGTGTCTGTCTAATAAGGCAAATGCGAAAAGAATGACCTACATATTACATAATGAACTCTTCTTTCAAGCAGGACATAGATTCTGTCCTTTTCTCATCTGAACTATGACAACCTCAATTCCTTCTAATCTACTGGCAGGTCATTTTCCTTAGCAACCACTGATTTAATCtataaaatgtttgcttttattattattattagtgcTAGTAATAGTAAAATCCTACTTACACATTAGAACAAATAACGAAGTGTAGGGGAATAGTCTATGTGCAGCAAATACGACACAAGAGTTTTGTAAAACTAAAAGTTGTAATGCAGCATTGAAGTCTAAACTAGAAAAGAACATTTATTATAGGTGTGTAATCTCTTCAGCAGAAAAGTTTTCTGTAAATAGTAATCAGATTATATTTACCTGAACAAGTAACATTTCTGCTGCCATCTTTTGAAACCATTGATTAAGTAACTATCCagatgaataaagaaaaaatacactaGCAAATTAAAAAGTTTCAGTTTTTGCTTTCTACAGAACTGTATGGGTACCTGCTGGACTCCCTTCCCAGAAAAACACTCAATGCTGATGCAAGTATCTTATTTGAAAGCATAGAACTAACGTGCTTTCTGTTTGCAGAGGCACTATAACATTAAAGCCTATAGTTTTGGAAAAAAGTAGTCTTCAGTGACTATTTCAAGCACTTGGATCATCAAAGCAGTGAGCCAAGGATTTTTTTACTTGGCTCTCACAATAAAATATCACAAATCACTACTTTGGGTGCCatgctcttttctcttttataggTTCTTGTGAGAACCATTGGTCCTATCATCTGGCATAATGGCAAAACTCCAATTGCCTTTAATAGGAGAAGTATCTGACTCCATCTACTGACACGGCTAAAAGGATCATTAATAGAAAATACACCACATGTCTTTCTTGAATGAGTTTGCTTTATTTATGCTAGCAAAAGATACCAAATAATTTACTGCTCTATTTTCATGTATGAGAggcacactttttccttttgaagtcaGGTGAAGGAGGACCATTGATTGAGGCAGGAAAGGCTTTAAATTCTATCTTTTCAAAAAGGAGATGCTATTGAGGCTGTCACTCATGAGATGCAGTGGTAGAAtacaaggaagggaaagaaactgGGACTAGCATTGACTTGCACTGCCCCCTGAGGCACATGTTCCATCTCACATAACAAGAAAGCAGTCATGCTGATGCACAGTGCATCTATCAGCTTTACAGTTGCATCTATTCCTGTTCCACATGACTTGATGAAAACCAGTAGTTCATGCTTTAAGAAATGTGTAGGATTGATATATGCTAGAGCATTCTTTTGAGAAGTTAGTTGAGCCTCCTTGATTCAGTTCTTAAATGTGTATTaattcttgctgctttttcaaaagaaatactcTGGAGCTGATATCCCATACAATTTTGGATTATGTTTCAGGCAAGTAATGACTGTTAAAAGACCGCAACCTGCTTTCATTGAGTATCATAGACAAACTCCCATGCCTTCTAAGGAGCTGAAAGTTAATGCTAATAGCTTCTCTGTATGCCTGTGTGGATGTACACTTGCTTTTAAATAGTTAATTCATAGACTCATACTGACTTCTAGCAACAGTATACATTTTGTCATtcctaaaagcaaaataaacacataaatagCAGAAGCTGGTACCAACCTCAGACGGAACATACTCCATTTCATTTGGTCTCAAATGTTAAGCAGTCATGGGTGTGGATGGCTGGAAATGTCTGATCTAAGCCTAGGAACTGTGATCAAACACTTGGTAAATGCCAGGCCACAGAAATGGAGTAAATGAGAAAATATCATCTGCCTGTTGCTGCTGAGATCACTTATGGGAACACACATCAAGAATATTAGAACTAAAGACACACATTGAACTAAGAAAgtccaaaagaaagagatggagCCTTTGAACTTGCATGGGCAGGAGTCTAGGGAATTCTGGGTACGGAATTTGCAAGTGAGTTGATATTGTGGAAAAAGCTTAAGTATAATGACTTCTCCatacaaaagaaatgttttaatatgGGGGAAGGGTATATTTCAGTACAGATAAATGAAGAGCTATTTGTTGATAGTCTCTTCATATTTTTGTGGGCTGCATATAATTATATGTGCACTTCAATTCTTTCCACAGGGCTCCGGAGAAGTGAGAGTCTGTCAGAGAAACAGGTCAAAGAAGCCAAATCTAAATGTAAAAGTATTGCATTGCTGCTGACAGCAGCTCCCAATCCCAATTCCAAAGGGGTGTTGATGTTCAAGAAGCGTCGTCAAAGGGCAAGGAAATATACTTTAGTCAGCTACGGTACCGGGGAGTTAGAACGTGACGAAGACGAGGGTGAAGAAGGTGAAGGTGAAGAGGGggacaaagaaaacacttttgaaGTGAGTTTGGTTGCAACAAGCGAGTCAGAAATAGATGAAGATTTCTTCTCTGACACTGAGAACGACGGTAAGATTGTGACGTTTGACTGGGATAGTGGTCTACTTGAGGTTGAGAAGAAGATAAAAAGTGGAGAGGAGATGCAAACACTTCCAGAGAGCACAGGTAAAGGGGCCCTCATGTTTGCCAAGAGAAGGCAGAGGATGGATCAGATTACAGCTGAGCAAGAGGAGATGAAGGCAAGTACAGTgcatacagaggaaaaaagggaagcCACCATGTCTGACAGCTACCAGAAGGTAAGCTCTTCAGTCTATcaaacaaaacaggaagaaatgtcAAGACAGCAGACCTGTGTGAGCAAAAGTTACACAAACGTGAGCCAGAATCATAGTAAAATGATACAACAAAATGGTTTTGGCTTAGCTCCAGACACAAACCTCTCTTTTCAACCCGCTGAAGCCCAAAAAGCAGCATCTTTGAATAAAACAGCTAAACCCTTCCCTTCTGGGGTTCAAAACCGAGCAGCTGCACCGTTTTCACCCATAAGAAATGTCACTAGTCCTCTTTCAGATATACCAGCCCCACCTCCTTACTGCTCTATTAGCCCACCACCTGAGGCTTTATACAGACCTGTTTCAGCTCCTATAGCCAGTAGATCTGCCCCAACTGTGTGGTCACTTACCGAGCCAACAGAACATATAGCATCGAGAGATGAAAGGATTGCAGTGCCAGCCAAAAGAACTGGGATACTGCAAGAGGCAAAGAGAAGAAGCACTTCAAAACCTATGTTCACTTTCAAAGAAGCACCCAAAGTAAGTCCTAATCCTGCCCTATTGTCCCTTGTACACAATGCAGAGGGCAAAAAAGGTACTGGAGCTGGTTTTGAGTCAGGACCTGAAGAAGACTACCTCAGTTTGGGAGCAGAAGCTTGCAATTTCATGCAGACTCAAGCATCTAAACAGAAGGCTCCTCCTCCTGTTGCTCCAAAGCCTTCACTCAAGGTCTCTCCTACTGCTGGTACTCCTGTTTCACCAGTTTGGTCACCTTCAGCTGTGGCTTCTAACAagcctccttccttcccagcaCCAGTCTCACCTCAGGCAGCATATCCTCCACCACTCAAATCTCCACAGTATCCTCATTCTTCTGTCCATCCCCCAAGTACTCTCAACCTAGCTGGTCCTTTCAAAGGGCCTCAGGCAACGCTAGCGAGTCCAAACCATACACCCAAGACACCAGTCACACCAAGTGCTGGAGAAACAAAGCCACCCTTTGAGATGCCACCAGCTATGAGTGGAAAAGGAGCACAGTTATTTGCGAGAAGGCACTCCCGAATGGAGAAATATGTGGTAGATTCAGAGACTGTGCAGGCAAACATGGCACGAGCCTCATCTCCAACTCCATCTTTACcagcctcttggaaatattcaTCTAATGTCCGAGCACCTCCACCTGTTGCTTATAATCCCATCCACTGCCCATCTTATCCTCCTGGTGCTATTAAGCCTTCCTCTAAGTCCACTGCTGCtaacaaaaacacaaaaagaaaacctaaGAAAAGTCTCAATGCCTTGGATATTATGAAACATAAACCTTATCAACTCGATGCatctttatttacttttcaaCCTCCTAGTACTAAAGAAAATCTTGCTATTAAGCAGACATCAAAGCTGTCCACTTCAAAGCAAGCTCTACCTTTCAGACCACCTAGTGCTGGCTCTCCTCCTCATGGCCGGGCATCTTCAGTGTACTCCGTGCCTGCCTACAGTTCACAACCCTCGTTCCAGTCAAATGTCTCTATCCCAGATAATGAATCATATTCACCTACAAGCTACTCTGCATTTTCTAAGCCAGGAACCACCACATCCTCATTGTTTACTGCTCCGAGGCCAAAATTTTCAGCAAAGAAAGCTGGCGTCATTGCACAGGTGTGGAAGCCATCAATTATTGAAGAGTAAACCCTATAGCTGAAACTTAGTGTCCGTTTTGCTGGCAATCAATTTTGTTTGCAGCGGTAACCTGGCACACAAACAGTGCCAATAGTATTCCTTAACTTAATAATATCATATGTATCACCTCAAATCTGGGTCCAAAATATTTGAACTTTCTTAAGGAATCAAAATAGATACAAATTTGAGCACATTTATGCACATTACCAGACGCTTTATGCACATAACATCCTGAAATGAATATATATCATTCTATTAAGTAAGCAGGACACTAGGTTTTTGCTTTAGGACTACTATAACAAACAACAGTAAGCAATATTCCTGATGTGTCAAATTAACAGAGAAGAGCTTTCTTTCTGCCCTCCTCCCCAACTATGTTCTAATGACCTAGGAATTTGaggactttttattttttaaaagaagtgccTTATTAAATGATATTAATAGTAATATGTATTATTAACACAGCATAAAATAGATACAGTATTAGACTCTGATTGATCAGCAACAAAATACAACTGGATAGATCTCTGGCCTGCGCAGAGCCTCACTGAATGTAGTCAGAATCTGTCCTGGCTCAAAGGTCCTTCCAAAGGCATCTGATTGATCAGCCAGGGGCTTAGTTTGTAAGCTATGTGGATCAGCTGTGATCCAAAATAATAAATTGCctctgtgatttcacagagaaTGTGCTATaagagatgctggagtgttACAAAGACTAAAAGAGGTGGAAAGACAGCTGGAAAAAATTTTAACAGATTTCCCATTTTGGGGAAAATTGACTTCCCAATTGCAGACATATTTTTTTAGCCAAAGTTTGCCTTGAATCCAGCAAGTAAGATAGAAGTCAGTAAATCGAAATTATTGAACAGTCAGAGAAGTGAGATGGGTTTTGCAGCTGCAATGTAATGCAATAGTTTCTTGTGAAAGCACAGTGATTGTGAACTGAAGGGATATATATTTTCAAGAGTACTGATTCTTGCAACCAGAGTAGTATATGCCAAAGAAATTAGCACTTAACAGTAAATCATAAATATGACCATGTCTTCCTATTGGTCTCTTGTacacattttattattttcacttGGGGCTTTACAGTGTTTCTTTCCACTTCAAATCTTTTTACTCTGTTCTTATATTTTCACCTTCTGCTTATATTGGGGACTAAGGGTTGAAATACTGCTACTGTAGCAAATTCTTAAGAGTCTGTGGTCTTGAAAGCTACTGTATAATACAGCAGTGAATATacagccttgctgaaatcaaagagctatatttgaatattttagCATGTTTTTCAGTAAGCAGTCCTGTTAACATCACTGGTGTTATGTCTGAAATAAGGTGTTGTTTCACACAACTAAGGGTATCAAAATCCATCCCGAGTATGAAGTTAAAGATTATAGCATCCCTCTGTGAATAAAGGTGGCAGAATCTGTTGATATATTTGTTTAAACTACCACTCAGATAGCTACAGACCAGATTATGGACTTTTTATATCATAGGAGTTTTAGTAGAACTATTTATCTCGATGAAGAAAACATTCACCAATATGAACAAAATCTCCTTACCTTGGCTGTTGGTAACTCAAATAGCAATCAAAGCGGAGGAGCACGTACATGCAGAAAGCAGATTGCAATTAAAGTCTAATCAAGCCAATAAAAATCGCTCCTTTGAATTTTGGACCTCCAAAATCTTACTCTCTCCTTTAGAT is a window encoding:
- the SYNPO2 gene encoding synaptopodin-2 isoform X1 → MLPNCTRKMGTGDYLCIAMSGGAPWGFRLQGGKEQKQPLQIAKVRSKSKAAKAGLCEGDEVVSINGKPCGDLTYAEVIVLMESLTDVLQMLIKRSSSGINETLSAERENGKQDNIKNEDYRESATLQINTAKEILHGDLCITEIYSETHQGAGDSNTHFSATKQETTQSHRITPKVIGTSKPLVTDEAAFRGKTEERRPGTMVELQLSLSNDAHKGTNAPAVTLLGTEKCTSSGRGHSVLDDGTSPVISIPLGTKEGNIQWSSKVVQFSSSKEIKRIQGADPSLPRVEVILDCSNRDKEAPRSLAERGCVDSQVEGGQSEAPPSLLSFAISSEGTEQREDDQHSGKDHRPHKHRARHARLRRSESLSEKQVKEAKSKCKSIALLLTAAPNPNSKGVLMFKKRRQRARKYTLVSYGTGELERDEDEGEEGEGEEGDKENTFEVSLVATSESEIDEDFFSDTENDGKIVTFDWDSGLLEVEKKIKSGEEMQTLPESTGKGALMFAKRRQRMDQITAEQEEMKASTVHTEEKREATMSDSYQKVSSSVYQTKQEEMSRQQTCVSKSYTNVSQNHSKMIQQNGFGLAPDTNLSFQPAEAQKAASLNKTAKPFPSGVQNRAAAPFSPIRNVTSPLSDIPAPPPYCSISPPPEALYRPVSAPIASRSAPTVWSLTEPTEHIASRDERIAVPAKRTGILQEAKRRSTSKPMFTFKEAPKVSPNPALLSLVHNAEGKKGTGAGFESGPEEDYLSLGAEACNFMQTQASKQKAPPPVAPKPSLKVSPTAGTPVSPVWSPSAVASNKPPSFPAPVSPQAAYPPPLKSPQYPHSSVHPPSTLNLAGPFKGPQATLASPNHTPKTPVTPSAGETKPPFEMPPAMSGKGAQLFARRHSRMEKYVVDSETVQANMARASSPTPSLPASWKYSSNVRAPPPVAYNPIHCPSYPPGAIKPSSKSTAANKNTKRKPKKSLNALDIMKHKPYQLDASLFTFQPPSTKENLAIKQTSKLSTSKQALPFRPPSAGSPPHGRASSVYSVPAYSSQPSFQSNVSIPDNESYSPTSYSAFSKPGTTTSSLFTAPRPKFSAKKAGVIAQGRSSGRSLSLPGRPSSFISPAMSPTSPLIFQPAPDYFSKPDTAADKPGKRLTPWEAAARSPLGLVDEAFGPQNMQESIAANVVSAARRKILPEPPDEWKQKVSYEPPSGSVALLAGKQPGNVSHPKSSLSAPSATMKAGSQLKYAYCSQRSRTDPDIMSMDSRSDYCLSSADSNYNPQPRGWRRPT
- the SYNPO2 gene encoding synaptopodin-2 isoform X2; translation: MLPNCTRKMGTGDYLCIAMSGGAPWGFRLQGGKEQKQPLQIAKVRSKSKAAKAGLCEGDEVVSINGKPCGDLTYAEVIVLMESLTDVLQMLIKRSSSGINETLSAERENGKQDNIKNEDYRESATLQINTAKEILHGDLCITEIYSETHQGAGDSNTHFSATKQETTQSHRITPKVIGTSKPLVTDEAAFRGKTEERRPGTMVELQLSLSNDAHKGTNAPAVTLLGTEKCTSSGRGHSVLDDGTSPVISIPLGTKEGNIQWSSKVVQFSSSKEIKRIQGADPSLPRVEVILDCSNRDKEAPRSLAERGCVDSQVEGGQSEAPPSLLSFAISSEGTEQREDDQHSGKDHRPHKHRARHARLRRSESLSEKQVKEAKSKCKSIALLLTAAPNPNSKGVLMFKKRRQRARKYTLVSYGTGELERDEDEGEEGEGEEGDKENTFEVSLVATSESEIDEDFFSDTENDGKIVTFDWDSGLLEVEKKIKSGEEMQTLPESTGKGALMFAKRRQRMDQITAEQEEMKASTVHTEEKREATMSDSYQKVSSSVYQTKQEEMSRQQTCVSKSYTNVSQNHSKMIQQNGFGLAPDTNLSFQPAEAQKAASLNKTAKPFPSGVQNRAAAPFSPIRNVTSPLSDIPAPPPYCSISPPPEALYRPVSAPIASRSAPTVWSLTEPTEHIASRDERIAVPAKRTGILQEAKRRSTSKPMFTFKEAPKVSPNPALLSLVHNAEGKKGTGAGFESGPEEDYLSLGAEACNFMQTQASKQKAPPPVAPKPSLKVSPTAGTPVSPVWSPSAVASNKPPSFPAPVSPQAAYPPPLKSPQYPHSSVHPPSTLNLAGPFKGPQATLASPNHTPKTPVTPSAGETKPPFEMPPAMSGKGAQLFARRHSRMEKYVVDSETVQANMARASSPTPSLPASWKYSSNVRAPPPVAYNPIHCPSYPPGAIKPSSKSTAANKNTKRKPKKSLNALDIMKHKPYQLDASLFTFQPPSTKENLAIKQTSKLSTSKQALPFRPPSAGSPPHGRASSVYSVPAYSSQPSFQSNVSIPDNESYSPTSYSAFSKPGTTTSSLFTAPRPKFSAKKAGVIAQDRFPDFVSLRTKTDWF